The sequence ATTTTAAAATTGGTTAGTCGGATGACCCATCTCATAAACCAGGGAGCATACGAATAGGAATCTCCTGCCCCAACAGACGAAAGTGTAACAATGCGCCTGATACCATACTCATTCATTGCCTGTATTGCATTACCAATACTTTTTTCGAGTGTCTTCGGAGGAGTAATCATTTTAAATGAAAAGCTGTCTTTTACAGAAAGAGCACTCAAGGCACTGAGTACATAGTTACATCCAGCCATAGCTTTTTGCACATCCTCTAAATGAGTAGGTGATCCTTTGTGTATGGTTAGTCGTTCGGAAGTTATCGTAAGTTTTTCAGGATTACGTACCAATGCAGTGATGGAGTATCCCTTCTCCAAGGCATATTTGACTATTAATTGGCCTGTTCTCCCATTAGCTCCAAAAATGAGAATTCGTTTATTCATAAAGATAGGTTGTTTTACTTTCCAAAGAATCCATGTGCTGCCTTTCTATTAATATCCGATAGTAAGCAGGTTACATTTTGCCTTCTCTTACTGTCGCAAAACTAGCTATCTTAGCATTTGGTTTGTAAGCGCTAAACAAGTAGTAAGTGCTTACTGATAGGTTAGTAATGGTTATTTCAAGGTCTTATGTCAACTTATACCCAATGTTCAAAAGAGGATTTACGGGCGGTAAAGGATGCCCTAGATGTGCTGAATGGCAGATGGAAACTACAGATCCTGATTGCTTTATTAAATGGAAAAAGAAGATTTAAAGAGATTGCCAGGGATATAGATGGTATCAGTGACAGGATGCTCTCAAAAGAACTAAAAGAACTGGAGTCAAATCACTTGGTAACCAGAGTAGTAATTGATGCATTCCCTCCTGTGGTAGAATACACGACCACCTCTCACGCTAAATCACTGCACAAGGTGATTCATGCCCTCAAAGAATGGGGATATTATCATAGAAAGGAGATTATTGGTTGAGGTAGTTGTGTTATCCATATTACCCATCTACTAACGGAGTTTTCCCACCCCCTCGTATTGTACTTACCTACAAAAAACTTATATATATATAGGAAAATAACATACCTAACACTTGTAGGTATATAAGATATTCCTATATATTTGACACATGAATACACAAAGCCAGAATCTCCTGAAAGGTAGCCTGTCAGTTATCATTCTGCGACTACTCGAAGACCGTGAAAAAATGTATGGTTATGAAATTACTCAAAAGGTAAAGGAATTAACCAGTGGCCAGATGCAACTCACAGAAGGAGCCTTATATCC comes from Xanthocytophaga agilis and encodes:
- a CDS encoding NAD(P)-dependent oxidoreductase; its protein translation is MNKRILIFGANGRTGQLIVKYALEKGYSITALVRNPEKLTITSERLTIHKGSPTHLEDVQKAMAGCNYVLSALSALSVKDSFSFKMITPPKTLEKSIGNAIQAMNEYGIRRIVTLSSVGAGDSYSYAPWFMRWVIRLTNFKIVFADHNQQEQLVQQSGLDWVIARPVGLTNTTNPGKLVVSYNKTPSPFKISRMLLAKFMVDQLTEDAFLHKTPILSES
- a CDS encoding helix-turn-helix domain-containing protein, which gives rise to MSTYTQCSKEDLRAVKDALDVLNGRWKLQILIALLNGKRRFKEIARDIDGISDRMLSKELKELESNHLVTRVVIDAFPPVVEYTTTSHAKSLHKVIHALKEWGYYHRKEIIG